A genomic region of Cyanobacteria bacterium FACHB-DQ100 contains the following coding sequences:
- the aroC gene encoding chorismate synthase, which produces MGSTFGHLFRISTFGESHGGGVGVVIDGCPPLIELSAEEIQVELDRRRPGQSKITTPRNEADQCEILSGIVDGKTLGTPIAILVRNKDQRSQDYSDMAVKYRPSHADATYDAKYGIRAVAGGGRSSARETIGRVAAGAIAKKVLQQSGIEIVGYVKRIKDLEAAIDPNLVTLEQVESNIVRCPDQDCAERMIDLIQQVGGQGDSIGGVVECVARGVPMGLGEPVFDKLEADLAKAVMSLPATKGFEIGSGFAGTLMTGSEHNDEFYTDEAGKIRTATNRSGGVQGGISNGENIVIRVAFKPTATIRKEQKTVTNTGEAVTLAAKGRHDPCVLPRAVPMVEAMVALVLCDHFLRQRGQCG; this is translated from the coding sequence ATGGGCAGTACGTTTGGACATTTATTTCGCATTAGCACCTTTGGGGAATCACACGGCGGCGGTGTCGGTGTCGTAATCGATGGATGCCCACCGTTGATCGAGCTATCTGCAGAAGAAATTCAAGTCGAACTCGATCGCCGTCGTCCCGGTCAAAGCAAAATTACGACTCCGCGAAATGAAGCCGATCAGTGTGAAATTCTCTCAGGCATCGTAGATGGCAAAACGCTGGGCACGCCGATCGCGATTCTGGTACGCAACAAAGACCAGCGATCGCAAGACTATAGCGATATGGCAGTGAAGTATCGTCCCTCTCATGCCGACGCAACTTACGATGCGAAGTATGGCATTCGAGCGGTGGCAGGTGGCGGACGATCGTCGGCGCGAGAAACGATCGGACGAGTCGCAGCAGGCGCGATCGCTAAGAAAGTGCTTCAGCAATCCGGCATTGAAATTGTTGGGTACGTTAAGCGGATTAAAGATCTCGAAGCTGCGATCGATCCGAACTTGGTCACACTAGAGCAAGTTGAAAGCAACATTGTGCGCTGTCCAGATCAAGACTGTGCAGAACGAATGATTGATCTGATTCAGCAAGTCGGGGGGCAGGGAGATTCGATCGGCGGCGTGGTCGAGTGCGTCGCGCGTGGCGTTCCGATGGGATTGGGTGAGCCTGTGTTTGACAAGCTAGAGGCAGACTTAGCAAAAGCAGTGATGTCTCTGCCCGCGACGAAGGGATTTGAGATTGGTTCGGGATTTGCCGGAACGCTGATGACCGGAAGCGAACACAATGACGAGTTCTACACCGATGAAGCAGGCAAAATTCGCACCGCGACGAATCGATCGGGCGGAGTACAAGGCGGAATCTCAAACGGAGAAAATATCGTCATTCGTGTAGCATTCAAACCGACCGCAACTATCCGCAAGGAACAGAAGACCGTGACCAATACCGGGGAAGCCGTAACGTTAGCAGCGAAAGGTAGACACGACCCCTGTGTGTTGCCGCGTGCGGTTCCGATGGTTGAAGCGATGGTTGCCCTCGTGCTATGCGATCACTTTTTAAGACAGCGCGGGCAGTGTGGTTAG
- a CDS encoding alpha/beta hydrolase — MSYLKKSIASCLGIGIALLVASSPAIAAKRVVLKYKILRESVSVEELAQFARTGEASRDLKTYLRLSRQNPQAVQQTLTRPIKVNLVLLDRVLNSPIGNGVLDQLGQGIQTSKGGAERQALRAALVLSASGDGAISIIEILQNYPTEDVVLDGDRIEGTYRQLNEFADRLRPLERILR, encoded by the coding sequence ATGTCTTACTTAAAAAAATCAATTGCATCATGTCTAGGAATCGGGATTGCGCTTTTGGTCGCGAGTTCTCCAGCGATCGCGGCAAAGCGAGTTGTGCTCAAATACAAAATTCTGCGCGAGTCAGTTTCGGTTGAAGAACTGGCTCAGTTTGCTAGAACCGGCGAGGCTTCCAGGGATTTGAAAACTTATCTTCGGCTCTCGCGTCAGAATCCTCAAGCGGTTCAACAAACCTTGACTCGACCAATCAAGGTCAACCTAGTTTTGCTCGATCGCGTTCTCAATAGCCCGATTGGAAATGGGGTTCTCGATCAATTGGGGCAGGGAATTCAGACCTCAAAAGGTGGAGCTGAACGCCAAGCGCTACGGGCTGCTTTAGTGCTGTCTGCTAGCGGAGACGGAGCGATTTCAATTATTGAAATTCTGCAAAACTATCCAACGGAAGACGTGGTTCTCGATGGTGATCGGATTGAAGGAACATATCGACAGTTGAACGAGTTCGCCGATCGCTTACGTCCGCTAGAACGGATTCTGCGCTAA
- a CDS encoding SDR family oxidoreductase, whose amino-acid sequence MVQASEKQPTQPAQQQDQQPGRESQMNPLPRSQDSKYKGSDKLLDKVALITGGDSGIGRAVAILFAKEGADVAISYLNEHEDAKETVRLVEQEGRRCIALPGDIGEEAVCQQAVQKTIAEFGHLEILVNNAAEQHPQETIENITAEQLERTFRTNIFSMFFMTKAALPHLKAGSAIINTTSVTAYQGSPSLLDYSSTKGAIVAFTRSLSQSLVEKEIRVNGVAPGPIWTPLIPSTFPPEKVESFGQQVPMQRAGQPEEVAPSYVFLASDDSSYMSGQILHPNGGNVVNG is encoded by the coding sequence ATGGTACAAGCCTCAGAGAAGCAACCAACACAGCCCGCTCAACAGCAAGACCAGCAACCGGGGCGCGAATCCCAAATGAATCCACTGCCTCGGAGCCAGGATTCTAAATACAAAGGCAGCGACAAGTTACTGGATAAAGTCGCACTAATTACAGGTGGTGATAGTGGAATTGGTCGCGCTGTTGCAATTTTATTTGCCAAAGAAGGCGCAGATGTCGCAATTTCCTATCTGAACGAACATGAAGATGCCAAGGAAACTGTTCGCCTAGTTGAACAAGAGGGTCGTCGCTGTATTGCGCTTCCGGGGGACATTGGTGAAGAAGCGGTTTGTCAACAAGCGGTACAAAAGACGATCGCGGAATTCGGTCATCTTGAGATTTTGGTGAATAATGCGGCGGAGCAACATCCGCAAGAAACGATCGAAAATATTACCGCAGAGCAGCTAGAGCGCACCTTCCGCACCAATATTTTCAGCATGTTTTTCATGACAAAGGCAGCCCTGCCGCACCTGAAAGCGGGAAGCGCAATCATCAACACAACTTCTGTAACGGCATATCAGGGGAGTCCCTCGCTGCTTGATTACTCTTCGACTAAGGGCGCGATCGTGGCGTTTACGCGATCGTTATCTCAATCGCTGGTTGAGAAAGAAATTCGCGTGAACGGGGTTGCGCCAGGCCCAATTTGGACACCCTTGATTCCGTCTACCTTCCCACCGGAAAAGGTCGAATCGTTCGGTCAGCAAGTACCGATGCAACGAGCGGGACAACCAGAAGAAGTGGCACCCAGCTACGTATTTTTGGCATCGGATGATTCGAGTTACATGTCGGGTCAAATTCTGCATCCAAACGGCGGCAACGTTGTCAACGGATAA
- a CDS encoding DUF2231 domain-containing protein, producing the protein MSRTTPNIPLLIESDEAELRDSGVPSTVHVAKHPLHPLIVTFPIALLTSTLLTDGAYWLTSDAFWARASFWLLIGGLISGLVAAATGMSDFLRIQRVREHSAGWAHMVGNIAALALSAANLWLRWGNQTGAILPTGIIISVLVAATLGITGWYGAELIYRHKVAVIGVGPKGRP; encoded by the coding sequence ATGTCTAGAACCACTCCAAATATTCCGCTATTGATTGAATCGGATGAGGCAGAATTGCGCGATAGTGGCGTTCCCAGTACCGTTCATGTCGCCAAGCACCCGCTGCACCCGCTGATTGTCACCTTTCCGATCGCGCTGTTAACCAGTACGCTGCTCACCGATGGCGCTTACTGGCTGACCAGTGATGCTTTCTGGGCGCGTGCTTCTTTCTGGCTCCTGATTGGTGGCTTAATCTCAGGTTTGGTTGCTGCGGCAACAGGCATGAGTGATTTTCTGCGAATTCAACGAGTGCGCGAACACAGTGCAGGCTGGGCGCACATGGTTGGCAATATTGCAGCACTGGCATTATCGGCAGCAAACTTGTGGCTTCGTTGGGGCAATCAAACGGGCGCAATTTTGCCGACTGGCATCATTATTTCAGTGCTTGTTGCAGCCACTTTAGGCATTACCGGATGGTATGGCGCTGAGTTAATTTATCGGCACAAAGTTGCAGTCATTGGAGTTGGACCGAAAGGACGACCCTAA
- a CDS encoding DUF2993 domain-containing protein: protein MPDLDDQAISKVAEVGIKSQLDEVKNLNVEIDIDPLKVIAGTLNSVAIAGEGMVMKQDLRIESMEFNTGSVAVNPLSLAFGKIELTHPTEAEAIVTLTEADINRAFRSDFVRSKMQDLNLEVQVDSETAIVDTEKINFGLPGDGKVRLSTEVVLQNSQERKTVAFTAVPKISSDGQRVVLENVEYLDHQELPPAFTEAMLDEAKELLDLKNFEVGDMSLQIKRLAALKGKLILQSEAIVHQFPSS from the coding sequence ATGCCCGATTTAGATGATCAAGCGATTAGTAAAGTTGCAGAAGTAGGAATAAAAAGTCAGCTTGATGAAGTTAAAAACTTAAACGTTGAAATTGATATTGATCCCCTTAAAGTCATCGCTGGCACACTCAATTCCGTCGCGATCGCAGGCGAAGGAATGGTGATGAAGCAAGACCTCCGCATCGAGAGCATGGAGTTTAACACTGGGTCAGTTGCGGTTAATCCACTCAGCCTTGCCTTTGGAAAAATTGAGCTAACGCATCCCACCGAAGCAGAGGCGATCGTCACCTTAACAGAAGCCGATATTAACCGGGCATTTCGATCTGATTTTGTTCGTAGCAAGATGCAGGATTTGAATTTAGAAGTGCAAGTTGACAGTGAAACGGCAATCGTTGATACGGAAAAGATCAATTTTGGGCTACCCGGAGACGGCAAAGTTCGCCTGAGTACAGAAGTAGTTTTACAAAACTCACAAGAACGAAAAACAGTTGCTTTTACTGCTGTTCCAAAAATTAGCTCAGACGGGCAGCGAGTGGTACTCGAAAATGTCGAGTATCTAGACCATCAAGAATTACCCCCTGCCTTTACCGAAGCGATGCTAGATGAAGCGAAAGAACTGCTTGACCTAAAAAACTTCGAGGTCGGAGACATGTCGCTCCAGATCAAACGATTGGCTGCATTGAAAGGAAAATTAATCCTTCAGTCAGAAGCCATCGTCCATCAGTTTCCGTCATCTTAG
- a CDS encoding PAS domain S-box protein, translated as MNESKNIRDRQKLIQQLETVDQQFNQLYQAADKTPSATSDASFPEYLSALSEALEELKVIEEEICEQNQQLSETRQALEAEQRRYEELFDFAPDGYLITDKHGKIQEANRVACELLQIEKKYIVGKVLINFIAEEHRNVFQSLLLQLQSIDRVREWEISFVARNGARFEAALTIVAVKTESGETVALRWLLRDITNRKQIEEQLRKIQLQNLELIESDRLKEQFIATMSHELRTPLTAILGFSDLLLRQFHRQIPPHQMKLIERIFENGRHLLSLIEDILDFSNLRTKQIELQLAAFDLNELVTQTVQEMHSLAAQKNLSIHTHLAPNNPILINDRARVKQILVNLISNAIKFTDSGSVCVQVQSGKYDRIQIVVQDTGMGIDDSEFATIFQEFRQINQTSTRQHGGTGLGLAITKALTELMGGEVSVQSKLGLGSTFTIELPSRVSRP; from the coding sequence ATGAATGAATCAAAAAATATCCGCGATCGGCAAAAACTAATACAACAATTAGAAACCGTCGATCAACAATTTAACCAACTTTACCAAGCAGCTGATAAAACACCTTCGGCTACATCAGATGCCTCATTTCCAGAGTATCTTTCTGCCCTATCAGAAGCTTTAGAAGAGCTAAAAGTCATCGAAGAAGAGATCTGTGAACAAAATCAACAACTTTCTGAGACAAGACAAGCCTTAGAAGCTGAGCAGCGGCGTTATGAAGAGCTATTTGATTTTGCTCCAGACGGATATTTGATTACCGACAAGCACGGCAAAATTCAGGAAGCAAATCGCGTTGCATGTGAGCTATTACAGATCGAGAAAAAGTATATTGTCGGGAAAGTTTTAATTAATTTTATTGCAGAAGAACATCGCAATGTTTTTCAATCCCTTTTGCTGCAACTGCAATCGATCGATCGAGTACGCGAGTGGGAGATTTCATTTGTCGCCCGTAATGGCGCGCGATTTGAAGCCGCATTAACGATCGTAGCCGTCAAGACAGAAAGTGGAGAAACGGTCGCGCTTCGCTGGTTATTGCGTGATATCACAAATCGTAAGCAAATTGAAGAGCAATTAAGAAAAATCCAATTACAAAATTTAGAGCTGATCGAATCCGATCGATTGAAAGAGCAATTCATCGCAACCATGTCTCATGAATTGCGAACCCCTTTAACTGCGATTCTTGGATTTTCTGACCTGCTACTACGGCAATTTCATCGCCAAATTCCGCCGCATCAAATGAAGTTGATCGAGCGGATTTTTGAAAATGGACGACATTTACTCAGTTTAATTGAAGATATTTTAGATTTTTCTAATCTGCGCACAAAGCAAATTGAACTTCAGCTAGCAGCCTTTGACTTGAATGAGTTAGTGACACAAACCGTTCAAGAAATGCACTCGCTAGCGGCACAAAAAAACTTATCCATTCATACCCATCTTGCTCCAAACAATCCCATTTTGATTAACGATCGTGCCCGCGTCAAACAAATTCTTGTGAATCTAATCTCAAATGCAATTAAATTCACGGATTCTGGATCGGTTTGCGTTCAAGTTCAGTCTGGAAAATACGACAGGATTCAGATCGTGGTTCAAGATACTGGCATGGGTATTGACGACTCTGAGTTCGCAACCATTTTTCAGGAATTTCGGCAAATCAATCAAACTTCAACGCGGCAGCATGGCGGCACAGGGTTAGGACTTGCCATTACCAAAGCGCTGACCGAGTTAATGGGGGGCGAAGTCTCAGTCCAGAGCAAACTTGGACTCGGTTCTACATTTACGATCGAACTGCCATCCCGCGTCTCCCGCCCCTAG
- a CDS encoding ferredoxin-thioredoxin reductase variable chain — MKIGDRVRVKESVVVYHHPEHRNQPFDIQGQEGEIMAIVKEWQGRPVSANFPYLVKFEGKFRAHLQEFELEAI; from the coding sequence ATGAAAATTGGCGATCGTGTTCGGGTGAAAGAATCAGTCGTGGTGTATCACCATCCAGAACACCGCAATCAGCCGTTTGACATTCAGGGTCAAGAAGGCGAAATTATGGCGATCGTAAAAGAATGGCAAGGTCGTCCGGTGAGTGCAAATTTTCCGTATTTAGTGAAATTTGAAGGAAAATTCCGCGCTCATCTGCAAGAGTTTGAACTTGAAGCGATCTAA
- a CDS encoding protein phosphatase 2C domain-containing protein, with product MNLTGKLFDRPSTLAVSRAQPQGFHYVWAVGTAAQRKKNGTTIGDRYEVKTSQIWLDTQPESDPQVPLLASELAQNYLLLYPYRLHTPEVYGVCRDGGDEILLLENVPIAETGELQPSITEAWYQGSPTRQIYWLWQILELWTPLQELGVASSLLSPDHIRVEGWRIRLRELVLDEANTEESFHQPTLANLAESWLMLLLDAKPAIADSLQAICALMQAVDANYRDISRRLNQLLLEQAAQLPLRTQVYGATDIGRQPHNEDTCYPMTSKTQTFDDLSARLTIVCDGIGGHEGGEVASQLAVQSIQLQVKALLSEIAGQPEPLPPDLIGDQLAAIVRVVNNLIAAQNDAQNRAARRRMGTTLVMALQIPQRVTLPGGTIANNAHELYIVSVGDSRAYWITPEYCHQLTVDDDVAVREVRMGRSLYREALKRPDSGALTQAMGTRAGHHLHPSVRRFILEEDGMLLLCSDGMSDNGFVEQSWSDYAELILVDKFSIEAAVKSWLDFANQRNGHDNASIALTHCQVSAALPEVRVPVSMPLPSAEAPDIPPLIVIPPTEIVKPKRKNRFVLKTLLVLMLGGGAALGTWYYRDPIGMQQRVKSEAGRIQPMLESLRQRINNDLLKR from the coding sequence ATGAACCTAACTGGCAAACTCTTTGATCGTCCTTCCACCCTTGCCGTGAGTCGCGCTCAGCCTCAAGGGTTTCATTACGTCTGGGCAGTGGGAACGGCTGCACAGCGCAAAAAAAATGGAACGACGATCGGCGATCGCTACGAGGTCAAGACTTCCCAAATTTGGCTAGATACGCAACCGGAAAGCGATCCGCAAGTGCCGCTCCTCGCGTCAGAATTGGCACAAAACTATCTGCTGCTGTATCCGTATCGTCTGCACACTCCGGAGGTGTATGGAGTCTGCCGCGACGGGGGCGACGAGATTTTACTGCTGGAAAATGTTCCGATTGCCGAAACTGGGGAATTGCAGCCTTCCATCACCGAAGCGTGGTATCAAGGCAGCCCTACACGGCAAATTTACTGGCTGTGGCAAATTTTGGAACTGTGGACACCGCTCCAAGAGTTGGGAGTCGCTTCTAGTTTGCTTTCTCCAGATCACATTCGGGTTGAAGGCTGGCGAATTCGGTTGAGAGAATTAGTTCTAGATGAAGCCAACACCGAGGAATCGTTCCATCAGCCGACGCTGGCAAATCTGGCAGAAAGTTGGCTGATGTTGCTTTTGGATGCCAAACCTGCGATCGCAGACTCTCTACAAGCGATTTGCGCCTTGATGCAAGCGGTAGATGCTAATTATCGCGACATTTCCAGACGGTTGAATCAGCTTCTACTCGAACAGGCTGCCCAACTGCCGCTTAGAACTCAGGTGTACGGTGCAACGGATATCGGTCGTCAACCGCATAACGAAGACACCTGTTACCCGATGACTTCTAAAACTCAGACGTTTGATGACTTGTCAGCACGGTTAACGATCGTTTGTGATGGCATTGGCGGACATGAGGGCGGAGAAGTTGCCAGTCAGTTAGCTGTACAGTCGATTCAATTGCAGGTAAAAGCGCTGCTTTCGGAAATTGCGGGACAGCCAGAACCCTTGCCACCGGATTTGATTGGGGATCAGTTGGCAGCGATCGTCCGAGTCGTAAACAATCTGATCGCCGCGCAAAATGATGCCCAGAATCGCGCAGCGCGTCGGCGCATGGGCACAACGCTCGTAATGGCGCTGCAAATCCCGCAGCGGGTCACGCTACCGGGAGGAACGATCGCGAATAACGCTCACGAACTTTATATCGTCAGTGTCGGAGATAGCCGCGCTTACTGGATTACGCCGGAATACTGTCATCAGCTCACTGTCGATGATGATGTCGCGGTGCGGGAAGTTCGGATGGGTCGATCGCTGTATCGAGAAGCGCTAAAACGTCCGGATTCCGGCGCACTGACTCAGGCAATGGGAACCCGTGCCGGACATCACCTGCATCCAAGTGTGCGGCGCTTTATTCTCGAAGAAGACGGAATGCTGCTGCTGTGTTCGGATGGCATGAGCGATAACGGCTTTGTCGAGCAGTCTTGGTCAGACTATGCAGAACTGATTTTAGTGGATAAGTTCTCGATCGAAGCTGCCGTCAAGTCCTGGCTCGATTTTGCCAATCAGCGCAACGGACACGATAACGCTTCGATCGCTCTCACTCATTGCCAAGTTTCCGCCGCTTTGCCAGAAGTCCGAGTGCCCGTTTCGATGCCGTTACCGAGCGCAGAAGCTCCGGACATTCCACCCCTGATCGTGATTCCACCGACTGAAATCGTGAAGCCGAAGCGCAAGAATCGATTTGTGCTGAAAACTTTACTGGTTTTGATGTTGGGTGGGGGTGCAGCATTAGGAACTTGGTACTACCGCGATCCGATCGGAATGCAGCAGCGCGTTAAGAGCGAAGCCGGTCGAATTCAGCCGATGCTTGAATCATTGCGTCAGCGCATCAATAACGATTTGCTCAAACGATAG